Below is a genomic region from Deinococcus koreensis.
CGGCCAGGTCGGCGAACTGATCGACCAGGGCGCGGGTCGAGATCATGGTGGAGTCGAAGACCTTGATGCCGATGCCCTCGCCCAGGCGGGTCACGGCTTCCTCGGGCGAGGCGCCGGGGGTATCGACCGCCAGGGTCACGTCCAGGCCGATGCCGACCGTGGGCTGCGCGCCGTAGGCCGCCACCACCGCGCCGCGCAGGCCGACCTCCTCCTGCACGCTGAACACGGCGATCAGGTCGTGCCGGGGGCGCTGGCCGCGCATCTGGCGCAGCACCTCCAGCAGCATGAAGACCGAGGCGCGGTCGTCCATGGCCTTGCCGCAGATGAGGCTCCCGACCTGCCGGGCGGTCTGCTCCAGCGTAACCATGTCGCCGACCCGCACGCGAGCTCTGACCTCATCGGCCGGCAGGCCCAGATCGATGAAGAACTCGCGGATCTCGGGCACCTTCTTGCGGTCTTCGGCGCTGGCGATGTGGATGGGCCGCCCGCCGGGGGTCAGGATGCCGGGCAGGGCGCCCCCCCGCGTGTGCACCACCACGGTGCGCGCGAACAGGTTGCGGG
It encodes:
- a CDS encoding M42 family metallopeptidase is translated as MPPSAPELRLDVLMQLSNLPGVPGQEDAVRDFVLRELQGLVDEVRVDALGNVIARRAGRKPKKGERPERVMVSAHMDEIGFLVRFIDDKGYLRLQALGGFDPRNLFARTVVVHTRGGALPGILTPGGRPIHIASAEDRKKVPEIREFFIDLGLPADEVRARVRVGDMVTLEQTARQVGSLICGKAMDDRASVFMLLEVLRQMRGQRPRHDLIAVFSVQEEVGLRGAVVAAYGAQPTVGIGLDVTLAVDTPGASPEEAVTRLGEGIGIKVFDSTMISTRALVDQFADLAEQEGIPAQLEVLSLGGTDGAAIQLSRDGVPSVTLSLPTRYIHTVVESVHVDDLRAGIDLLCAYLR